One window from the genome of Bacillus rossius redtenbacheri isolate Brsri chromosome 10, Brsri_v3, whole genome shotgun sequence encodes:
- the LOC134535993 gene encoding actin maturation protease isoform X2 → MVHGGATLPALRSCWACAQMSSERSPPAPPLPPLLAGEVPAALASVLSACTCGSPEQELLALRDRLWLREGTPQPPHVSFYRYIEPVLQDGPKCGLVALSMASSCTAHPLPVDRLLREARLRGFTNHGEMFSADDMASLARDLLRPCREVEVLRQGLDDREYVVRCVSRGGVLLVPYDADANHSPCCRRGHKAHWAVVSGILVSQRRCHLVARQGKSRHLAVWPYEDLRLSNLNLFELDPARAADGRSYILYIAKSLAS, encoded by the exons ATGGTGCACGGCGGTGCGACCCTACCCGCGTTGCGCAGTTGCTGGGCGTGTGCGCAGATGTCCTCGGAGCGGAGCCCGCCCGCGCCCCCCCTCCCGCCCCTGCTGGCGGGTGAGGTGCCGGCAGCGCTCGCCTCGGTGCTCTCCGCCTGCACGTGTGGCAGCCCGGAGCAGGAGCTGCTGGCGCTGCGAGACCGCCTGTGGCTGCGCGAGGGCACGCCCCAGCCCCCGCACGTGTCCTTCTACCGGTACATCGAGCCCGTGCTGCAGGACGGACCCAA GTGTGGCCTGGTGGCGCTGAGCATGGCGTCCTCCTGCACGGCCCACCCGCTGCCCGTGGACCGGCTGCTGCGGGAGGCGCGGCTGCGCGGCTTCACCAACCACGGGGAGATGTTCAGCGCAGACGACATGGCGAGCCTGGCGCGCGACCTGCTGCGCCCGTGCCGCGAGGTGGAGGTGCTGCGTCAGGGCCTGGACGACCGGGAGTACGTGGTGCGCTGCGTCTCCCGGGGCGGCGTGCTGCTCGTGCC CTACGACGCTGACGCGAACCACTCGCCGTGCTGCCGGCGCGGCCACAAGGCGCACTGGGCCGTCGTGTCGGGGATCCTGGTGTCGCAGCGCCGCTGCCACCTGGTGGCGCGGCAGGGCAAGAGCCGGCACCTGGCCGTGTGGCCCTACGAGGACCTGCGCCTCAGCAACCTCAACCTCTTCGAGCTGGACCCCGCGCGCGCCGCCGACGGCCGCTC GTACATCCTCTACATTGCAAAATCACTTGCAAGCTAA
- the LOC134535993 gene encoding actin maturation protease isoform X3, translating into MSSERSPPAPPLPPLLAGEVPAALASVLSACTCGSPEQELLALRDRLWLREGTPQPPHVSFYRYIEPVLQDGPKCGLVALSMASSCTAHPLPVDRLLREARLRGFTNHGEMFSADDMASLARDLLRPCREVEVLRQGLDDREYVVRCVSRGGVLLVPYDADANHSPCCRRGHKAHWAVVSGILVSQRRCHLVARQGKSRHLAVWPYEDLRLSNLNLFELDPARAADGRSYVLPAGGVAAGLRGRAVMLHGLGGP; encoded by the exons ATGTCCTCGGAGCGGAGCCCGCCCGCGCCCCCCCTCCCGCCCCTGCTGGCGGGTGAGGTGCCGGCAGCGCTCGCCTCGGTGCTCTCCGCCTGCACGTGTGGCAGCCCGGAGCAGGAGCTGCTGGCGCTGCGAGACCGCCTGTGGCTGCGCGAGGGCACGCCCCAGCCCCCGCACGTGTCCTTCTACCGGTACATCGAGCCCGTGCTGCAGGACGGACCCAA GTGTGGCCTGGTGGCGCTGAGCATGGCGTCCTCCTGCACGGCCCACCCGCTGCCCGTGGACCGGCTGCTGCGGGAGGCGCGGCTGCGCGGCTTCACCAACCACGGGGAGATGTTCAGCGCAGACGACATGGCGAGCCTGGCGCGCGACCTGCTGCGCCCGTGCCGCGAGGTGGAGGTGCTGCGTCAGGGCCTGGACGACCGGGAGTACGTGGTGCGCTGCGTCTCCCGGGGCGGCGTGCTGCTCGTGCC CTACGACGCTGACGCGAACCACTCGCCGTGCTGCCGGCGCGGCCACAAGGCGCACTGGGCCGTCGTGTCGGGGATCCTGGTGTCGCAGCGCCGCTGCCACCTGGTGGCGCGGCAGGGCAAGAGCCGGCACCTGGCCGTGTGGCCCTACGAGGACCTGCGCCTCAGCAACCTCAACCTCTTCGAGCTGGACCCCGCGCGCGCCGCCGACGGCCGCTCGTACGTGCTTCCCGCGGGGGGCGTGGCGGCGGGCCTGCGCGGCCGCGCCGTCATGCTGCACGGCCTGGGGGGCCCGTGA
- the LOC134535993 gene encoding actin maturation protease isoform X1 yields the protein MVHGGATLPALRSCWACAQMSSERSPPAPPLPPLLAGEVPAALASVLSACTCGSPEQELLALRDRLWLREGTPQPPHVSFYRYIEPVLQDGPKCGLVALSMASSCTAHPLPVDRLLREARLRGFTNHGEMFSADDMASLARDLLRPCREVEVLRQGLDDREYVVRCVSRGGVLLVPYDADANHSPCCRRGHKAHWAVVSGILVSQRRCHLVARQGKSRHLAVWPYEDLRLSNLNLFELDPARAADGRSYVLPAGGVAAGLRGRAVMLHGLGGP from the exons ATGGTGCACGGCGGTGCGACCCTACCCGCGTTGCGCAGTTGCTGGGCGTGTGCGCAGATGTCCTCGGAGCGGAGCCCGCCCGCGCCCCCCCTCCCGCCCCTGCTGGCGGGTGAGGTGCCGGCAGCGCTCGCCTCGGTGCTCTCCGCCTGCACGTGTGGCAGCCCGGAGCAGGAGCTGCTGGCGCTGCGAGACCGCCTGTGGCTGCGCGAGGGCACGCCCCAGCCCCCGCACGTGTCCTTCTACCGGTACATCGAGCCCGTGCTGCAGGACGGACCCAA GTGTGGCCTGGTGGCGCTGAGCATGGCGTCCTCCTGCACGGCCCACCCGCTGCCCGTGGACCGGCTGCTGCGGGAGGCGCGGCTGCGCGGCTTCACCAACCACGGGGAGATGTTCAGCGCAGACGACATGGCGAGCCTGGCGCGCGACCTGCTGCGCCCGTGCCGCGAGGTGGAGGTGCTGCGTCAGGGCCTGGACGACCGGGAGTACGTGGTGCGCTGCGTCTCCCGGGGCGGCGTGCTGCTCGTGCC CTACGACGCTGACGCGAACCACTCGCCGTGCTGCCGGCGCGGCCACAAGGCGCACTGGGCCGTCGTGTCGGGGATCCTGGTGTCGCAGCGCCGCTGCCACCTGGTGGCGCGGCAGGGCAAGAGCCGGCACCTGGCCGTGTGGCCCTACGAGGACCTGCGCCTCAGCAACCTCAACCTCTTCGAGCTGGACCCCGCGCGCGCCGCCGACGGCCGCTCGTACGTGCTTCCCGCGGGGGGCGTGGCGGCGGGCCTGCGCGGCCGCGCCGTCATGCTGCACGGCCTGGGGGGCCCGTGA
- the LOC134535993 gene encoding actin maturation protease isoform X4 has translation MVHGGATLPALRSCWACAQMSSERSPPAPPLPPLLAGEVPAALASVLSACTCGSPEQELLALRDRLWLREGTPQPPHVSFYRYIEPVLQDGPKCGLVALSMASSCTAHPLPVDRLLREARLRGFTNHGEMFSADDMASLARDLLRPCREVEVLRQGLDDREYVVRCVSRGGVLLVPYPSCTAAVAAGNILAATGQIALTVIALSVNTQFDTDLFRTAASRAHCSSCGGENSCCNLTGCVNRDCFECKHTG, from the exons ATGGTGCACGGCGGTGCGACCCTACCCGCGTTGCGCAGTTGCTGGGCGTGTGCGCAGATGTCCTCGGAGCGGAGCCCGCCCGCGCCCCCCCTCCCGCCCCTGCTGGCGGGTGAGGTGCCGGCAGCGCTCGCCTCGGTGCTCTCCGCCTGCACGTGTGGCAGCCCGGAGCAGGAGCTGCTGGCGCTGCGAGACCGCCTGTGGCTGCGCGAGGGCACGCCCCAGCCCCCGCACGTGTCCTTCTACCGGTACATCGAGCCCGTGCTGCAGGACGGACCCAA GTGTGGCCTGGTGGCGCTGAGCATGGCGTCCTCCTGCACGGCCCACCCGCTGCCCGTGGACCGGCTGCTGCGGGAGGCGCGGCTGCGCGGCTTCACCAACCACGGGGAGATGTTCAGCGCAGACGACATGGCGAGCCTGGCGCGCGACCTGCTGCGCCCGTGCCGCGAGGTGGAGGTGCTGCGTCAGGGCCTGGACGACCGGGAGTACGTGGTGCGCTGCGTCTCCCGGGGCGGCGTGCTGCTCGTGCCGTATCCTTCCTGCACTGCAGCAGTTGCGGCAGGAAATATTCTTGCTGCGACTGGACAGATTGCGCTAACCGTGATTGCTTTGAGTGTAAACACACAGTTTGATACTGATTTATTCCGTACTGCAGCATCGCGTGCCCATTGCAGCAGTTGTGGCGGGGAGAATTCTTGCTGCAACTTGACAGGTTGCGTTAACCGTGATTGCTTTGAGTGCAAACACACAGGTTGa